In Oscillatoria acuminata PCC 6304, a single window of DNA contains:
- a CDS encoding NAD+ synthase, with product MKIAIAQLNPTIGDLQGNSQQILQAATQAAAQGIDLMLTPELSLCGYPPRDLLLRPSFIEAMSAQLQQLAQELPPAVAVLVGTVETHTLAHTTGGKSLYNSIALLFNGKIHQYFHKRLLPTYDVFDENRYFEPSYVSNYFNLGEFGIPANPEVSPPIRIGVTICEDLWNDEEFWGKRQYPSNPIANLVEEGADIIINLSASPYSVGKQQLREAMLNHVAVRYHKPIIYANQVGGNDDLIFDGYSVAFNGVGERVALAAGFQADLVAVELDEKSRDLRPINLNSGAIASQPVTPPPAKPLSQAEEIWSALVLGVRDYTRKCGFSKVVIGLSGGIDSSLVAAIASEAIGPENVLGVLMSSPHTSQQSVIDALELAENLGMKTYSLPIEELMEGYDKTLEDLFADSPRDVTEENLQARIRGNLLMAISNKFGYLLISTGNKSEMAVGYCTLYGDMNGGLAAISDVPKTQVFAICQWLNSREPGKIMIPKSVLSKPPSAELKPGQIDQDSLPPYDILDDILDRLIHNHESIPQIVAAGYEPALVQRVVKLLNGAEFKRRQAPPGLKVTDRAFGTGWRMPIAAKVPQLPL from the coding sequence ATGAAAATTGCGATCGCTCAACTCAATCCCACCATTGGAGATCTCCAAGGCAATTCCCAACAGATTCTGCAAGCGGCCACCCAAGCTGCCGCCCAGGGAATTGACCTAATGCTGACTCCTGAACTCTCTTTGTGCGGTTATCCCCCTCGGGATTTGCTCTTGCGCCCCAGTTTTATCGAGGCGATGTCCGCACAATTACAACAACTGGCCCAGGAATTACCTCCGGCAGTCGCTGTCTTAGTGGGAACCGTGGAAACCCATACCCTCGCCCATACCACCGGAGGCAAATCCTTATATAATAGTATTGCTTTACTTTTCAATGGCAAAATTCATCAATATTTCCACAAACGCCTGTTGCCCACCTACGATGTGTTTGATGAAAATCGTTATTTTGAACCCTCCTATGTGAGTAATTATTTTAATTTAGGAGAATTCGGCATTCCCGCTAATCCCGAGGTTTCTCCCCCCATCCGCATCGGGGTGACGATTTGCGAAGACTTATGGAATGATGAAGAATTTTGGGGAAAACGGCAATACCCCAGTAATCCCATTGCCAATTTAGTTGAAGAAGGGGCCGATATCATTATTAATTTATCCGCCTCTCCCTACAGTGTGGGGAAACAACAACTCCGCGAAGCGATGCTCAATCATGTCGCAGTCCGATATCATAAACCGATTATCTATGCGAACCAAGTCGGAGGCAATGATGACTTGATTTTTGATGGATATAGCGTCGCGTTTAACGGCGTGGGAGAACGGGTGGCCCTCGCTGCGGGATTTCAAGCGGATTTAGTGGCGGTGGAGTTAGACGAAAAAAGCCGAGATTTACGTCCGATTAATCTTAACAGTGGGGCGATCGCCTCCCAACCTGTCACCCCACCCCCCGCAAAACCCCTGAGTCAAGCAGAAGAAATCTGGTCCGCCTTGGTGTTGGGAGTGCGAGACTATACCCGCAAATGTGGATTTTCTAAAGTAGTGATTGGGTTAAGTGGCGGGATTGACTCGTCCCTGGTGGCAGCGATCGCCAGTGAGGCGATCGGACCCGAAAACGTGCTCGGCGTCCTCATGTCTTCCCCCCATACCTCCCAACAATCGGTAATTGATGCACTGGAACTCGCCGAAAACCTCGGCATGAAAACCTACTCCCTTCCCATTGAGGAGTTAATGGAAGGTTACGACAAGACCCTAGAGGATTTGTTTGCCGACTCTCCCCGGGATGTCACCGAAGAAAACCTGCAAGCGCGGATTCGGGGCAATTTATTAATGGCAATCTCCAATAAATTTGGATATCTGCTGATTTCCACCGGGAATAAATCAGAAATGGCCGTGGGATATTGTACCCTTTATGGTGATATGAATGGGGGATTAGCCGCCATTTCTGATGTGCCAAAAACTCAAGTTTTTGCCATTTGCCAATGGCTCAATTCCCGAGAACCGGGTAAAATTATGATTCCTAAAAGTGTCTTGAGTAAACCTCCGAGTGCTGAACTCAAACCCGGACAAATTGACCAAGATTCCCTACCGCCTTATGACATTTTAGATGATATTCTCGATCGCCTGATTCACAACCATGAATCGATTCCTCAAATTGTCGCTGCCGGATATGAACCTGCCTTAGTGCAACGGGTGGTGAAGTTGTTAAATGGGGCTGAATTTAAGCGCCGACAAGCCCCCCCAGGATTGAAAGTCACCGATCGCGCCTTTGGAACAGGGTGGCGAATGCCGATCGCCGCCAAGGTTCCGCAGCTTCCCCTCTGA
- a CDS encoding pentapeptide repeat-containing protein, translating to MNRQFLLPAVLFSTLCLTSVATAENVQHTQQLLSTKQCLQCDLSGAGLVMANLANAQLSGANLVRANLSRAQLTGADLSGADLKGASLFGANLMGVNLQGADLRGADLREAYLVDADLTGAQLDGANLQGAIGTPRTVLAVEDVYNWGVGEAQRNNHQKAIAYFNQALVLDPEFAPAYLARSIVRADTGDFSGAQGDAEYAKQLFAIQNNTQAFEATEILIAQIEAAQNPEEAGGGGGGFMRFVGSMGVLLLRLML from the coding sequence ATGAACCGACAATTTCTCCTTCCCGCAGTCTTGTTCAGCACCCTGTGCTTGACCAGTGTTGCCACTGCCGAAAATGTTCAACATACTCAACAACTGCTTTCCACCAAGCAATGTCTCCAGTGTGACCTGAGTGGTGCCGGTTTGGTGATGGCCAATCTAGCGAATGCTCAACTGAGTGGGGCAAATTTGGTCCGGGCTAATCTGAGTCGGGCACAACTCACCGGGGCGGACCTGAGTGGGGCGGACCTCAAAGGTGCATCTTTGTTTGGCGCGAACCTGATGGGGGTAAATCTCCAGGGTGCGGATCTGCGGGGTGCAGATTTGCGAGAGGCGTATCTTGTGGATGCGGACTTAACCGGCGCACAGTTGGATGGGGCAAATCTCCAAGGAGCAATAGGCACTCCCCGGACTGTGTTAGCGGTCGAGGATGTTTATAACTGGGGCGTTGGTGAAGCCCAACGCAACAATCATCAAAAGGCGATCGCCTATTTCAATCAGGCATTAGTCCTGGATCCGGAATTTGCCCCCGCCTATCTCGCACGGAGTATCGTTCGTGCGGATACAGGCGATTTCTCCGGTGCTCAGGGCGATGCGGAATATGCGAAACAATTGTTTGCAATTCAAAACAATACTCAAGCGTTTGAAGCGACAGAAATCTTGATTGCTCAAATTGAAGCGGCTCAAAATCCAGAAGAAGCCGGGGGCGGTGGGGGCGGTTTTATGCGGTTTGTTGGGTCGATGGGGGTACTGTTGCTGCGATTAATGTTGTAA